The Thiosulfativibrio zosterae genome has a window encoding:
- a CDS encoding PAS domain-containing hybrid sensor histidine kinase/response regulator gives MNKFLNVELFEQGPMVLFVWENKPNWPVVQVSKNIKRILGYDPEAFTLQNIPYIEQIHLDDLPRVGAEVAKALANPKCTGFEHQPYRLRNAAGEYRWVRDTTQLIRDDKHQVTHFLGYLIDVTTEFKHQQTAKEYQLRYELAFEAINDGLWDWDLITNEVYFSDHWKTMLGYQPADFPDEIPAFFDIVHPDDKANLETGLNKHLKSHAKEIYSFEVRLRCADGIYKPILTRGKAFFDNHGKPCRMVGSHTDLTDVDGLRKSLIKQQSLLETVFKLMPVGVSITDPQGNIIDCNPASESILGITKAEHLARNYAGKEWHILDENHHVMPVETFTSVKALKNKASYFNEIQGIDRPDGVHWLSVSAAYLNQPDLGVAIVYSDITEQKQQQQALQQSELLFKFAVEGSGDGLWDWDAITNEVYFSPQWKRMLGFEEHEIQGSLEEWEKRVHPDDLAQVYVDLTSYLQGDAESYSNIHRVLCKDGSYKWILDRGIIVERTDDGQPKRLIGTHTDVTEQHLLEEAITEQRNFFSNIIDNAHSIIAVIDHTGTMIKMNKFAQDFVGYSETEVASEPYFWARFLPESIQDKVVGVIENAKLGNIVRRYQNSWVSKEGEERVFEWSNTLVKNLDGSMNYVATIGIDITAQKQYEADLIKAKEIADQANRSKSEFLANMSHEIRTPLNGIIGLTDLALQTDLDSQQAEYLNKAKRSSHALLNVINDILDYSKVEAGKIDFEALPFNPEELFKNVKDLFGFKAEQKNIQLIFEIEPNIPRTLIGDPLRISQVLNNLVGNAIKFTEQGNVTLRVKQTQQTATHATLSFSVADSGIGMSTGQMQKLFAPFSQADSSSTRKYGGTGLGLMISKKLIEQMGGEIQVHSALHQGSVFNFYFSLPYQGQDTLASHQKAFTTEQLIALIDNNATEKAILIKLLESWKAKVLVPNNIDSALQEAPADFWILDGKLLNNYGIANFERVFSQLNPMPKLVVLTQGSQLPTFNTLKAHSFLSRPFCPSDFYNAMMPSHQDPTLSDHPTTSNTGLQLLGKVLLVEDNEINQLVAQHHLKNLGLIADLAENGAEAVQMVTDNTYDLVLMDLQMPVMDGIEATRQIRRFNQDLPIIALSAAVMVQDKELTTQVGMNGHLAKPIDLNELIEVLKRYCQVSTLQKPAIQPLASATPDSASKQALDDNTPKIAGLNLEALLSKVQTMTLVEKFLKLFIEQHQHLPEELKKLPIGSEDSQKQLHLLKGVTGNLCMDELHELTKQVYETTDPGFKEQHLPELLKQLQSMVEAVKAYLPTKQQAEAEPAQSNHHALSPHERSTIKGFIDHLNNGEYLDAETIDGLIAVLKNQYGEEAADNIQHMIETFEYDTVIEALQSLMDDH, from the coding sequence GTGAATAAATTTTTAAATGTTGAATTATTTGAACAAGGTCCAATGGTGTTATTTGTTTGGGAAAACAAACCTAACTGGCCCGTTGTGCAGGTTTCTAAAAACATCAAACGCATCTTGGGTTACGACCCTGAAGCCTTTACCCTTCAAAACATACCTTATATTGAACAAATTCACCTTGATGACTTGCCCAGAGTGGGTGCCGAAGTTGCTAAAGCCCTTGCTAACCCTAAATGCACAGGCTTTGAACACCAACCCTATCGTTTACGCAATGCCGCCGGCGAATATCGTTGGGTCAGAGATACCACCCAGCTGATTCGGGATGACAAGCATCAAGTCACGCATTTTTTAGGCTATTTAATTGATGTCACCACCGAATTCAAGCACCAACAAACGGCTAAAGAATACCAACTGCGCTATGAGCTGGCCTTTGAGGCCATTAATGATGGTTTGTGGGATTGGGATTTAATCACCAACGAAGTCTATTTTTCGGATCACTGGAAAACCATGTTGGGCTACCAACCCGCTGATTTTCCAGATGAAATCCCAGCGTTTTTTGACATAGTGCATCCCGATGATAAAGCCAATTTAGAAACCGGTTTAAACAAACATCTTAAATCTCATGCCAAAGAAATTTATAGTTTTGAAGTGAGATTGCGTTGTGCCGATGGCATTTACAAACCGATTTTAACCCGTGGTAAAGCCTTTTTTGATAACCATGGCAAACCCTGTCGCATGGTAGGTTCACACACCGATTTAACCGATGTGGATGGACTGCGCAAAAGCCTCATTAAACAGCAAAGCCTATTAGAAACCGTTTTTAAACTCATGCCCGTGGGGGTTTCTATCACCGATCCGCAGGGCAATATTATTGACTGTAACCCCGCCAGTGAAAGCATTTTGGGCATTACCAAAGCCGAACATCTGGCGCGCAATTATGCGGGCAAAGAATGGCATATTTTAGATGAAAACCATCATGTGATGCCTGTTGAAACCTTCACCAGTGTTAAGGCGCTTAAAAATAAAGCCAGCTACTTTAACGAAATTCAAGGCATAGACAGACCCGATGGCGTGCATTGGCTCTCTGTGAGTGCTGCTTATCTAAACCAACCCGATTTAGGGGTTGCCATTGTTTACAGTGATATCACTGAGCAAAAACAACAACAGCAGGCACTCCAACAAAGTGAACTTTTGTTTAAATTTGCCGTAGAAGGCAGTGGCGATGGTCTGTGGGATTGGGATGCCATCACCAATGAAGTTTACTTTTCGCCGCAATGGAAGCGTATGTTGGGCTTTGAAGAGCACGAAATTCAAGGCTCTTTAGAAGAATGGGAAAAACGCGTTCACCCAGATGATTTAGCCCAGGTTTATGTCGACCTAACCTCCTATTTACAAGGTGACGCTGAAAGTTACAGCAATATTCATCGTGTTCTTTGTAAAGACGGCAGCTATAAATGGATTTTAGACCGCGGTATTATTGTGGAACGCACTGATGACGGGCAACCCAAACGCTTAATTGGCACCCATACCGATGTCACCGAACAGCATTTATTAGAAGAAGCGATTACGGAACAAAGAAATTTCTTCTCTAACATTATTGATAATGCTCACTCCATTATTGCGGTCATAGACCACACCGGCACTATGATTAAGATGAATAAATTTGCTCAAGACTTTGTGGGCTATTCGGAAACCGAAGTTGCCAGTGAACCCTATTTTTGGGCAAGATTTTTACCCGAATCCATTCAAGACAAGGTGGTTGGGGTTATAGAAAATGCCAAACTCGGTAATATTGTGCGCCGTTATCAAAATAGCTGGGTATCTAAAGAAGGCGAAGAGCGCGTTTTTGAATGGTCTAACACTCTGGTTAAAAATCTAGATGGCTCAATGAATTATGTCGCCACCATAGGGATCGACATTACGGCCCAAAAACAATATGAAGCCGACCTGATTAAAGCCAAAGAAATCGCCGACCAAGCTAACCGCTCAAAAAGTGAGTTTTTGGCCAATATGTCGCACGAAATTCGCACGCCCTTAAACGGCATTATTGGCTTAACCGATTTAGCCCTACAAACCGATCTAGACAGCCAACAAGCTGAATACCTAAACAAAGCCAAACGCTCTTCTCACGCCCTGCTTAATGTCATTAACGACATTTTGGATTACTCTAAAGTCGAAGCAGGCAAAATTGACTTTGAAGCCCTTCCCTTTAACCCTGAAGAGCTGTTTAAAAATGTGAAAGACCTGTTTGGCTTTAAAGCCGAACAAAAAAATATTCAACTTATTTTTGAAATAGAGCCCAATATTCCGCGCACCCTCATAGGCGACCCCTTAAGAATTAGCCAAGTATTGAATAACTTAGTGGGCAATGCCATCAAGTTTACCGAACAGGGTAATGTGACCTTACGCGTCAAACAAACCCAACAGACCGCTACCCACGCTACGCTGAGTTTTAGCGTTGCCGACTCTGGCATCGGCATGTCCACAGGGCAAATGCAAAAATTATTTGCACCCTTCTCGCAAGCAGACAGTTCTAGCACCCGCAAATATGGCGGAACAGGCTTAGGTCTGATGATTTCTAAAAAACTAATTGAGCAGATGGGCGGCGAAATTCAGGTTCACAGTGCGCTGCATCAAGGCAGTGTTTTTAACTTCTATTTCAGCTTACCTTACCAAGGGCAAGACACCTTAGCCAGTCATCAAAAAGCCTTTACCACTGAGCAATTAATTGCCTTAATTGATAACAATGCCACTGAAAAAGCCATCTTGATTAAGTTATTAGAGTCTTGGAAAGCCAAAGTATTGGTGCCCAATAATATCGACAGTGCTTTACAAGAAGCGCCTGCCGATTTTTGGATTTTAGATGGCAAGTTACTCAATAACTACGGCATCGCCAATTTTGAGCGGGTATTTAGTCAACTCAACCCTATGCCTAAATTGGTGGTGTTAACCCAAGGTTCACAACTGCCAACATTTAACACCTTAAAAGCGCATTCGTTTTTAAGTCGTCCGTTTTGTCCCAGCGATTTTTATAATGCCATGATGCCCAGTCATCAAGACCCAACCCTATCAGACCATCCAACAACCTCAAACACTGGCCTACAACTGCTTGGCAAGGTTTTGTTGGTGGAAGACAATGAAATCAATCAATTGGTGGCGCAACACCATTTAAAAAATCTGGGATTAATTGCCGATTTAGCAGAAAACGGCGCAGAAGCCGTGCAAATGGTTACAGACAACACTTATGATTTGGTGTTAATGGATTTACAAATGCCGGTGATGGATGGGATTGAAGCCACTCGCCAAATCCGCCGTTTTAACCAAGACCTACCCATCATTGCCCTCAGTGCTGCAGTGATGGTGCAAGACAAAGAACTCACCACTCAAGTGGGCATGAATGGCCATTTGGCCAAACCCATTGATTTAAATGAGTTGATTGAGGTACTTAAGCGTTATTGCCAAGTTTCAACCCTTCAAAAACCCGCTATTCAACCGCTAGCCAGTGCTACGCCCGATTCAGCATCTAAGCAAGCTTTGGACGATAATACCCCTAAAATCGCTGGGTTAAACCTAGAGGCTCTGTTGAGCAAAGTACAAACCATGACTTTGGTCGAAAAATTCTTAAAACTGTTTATTGAACAACATCAGCATTTGCCTGAAGAACTTAAAAAACTGCCCATTGGTTCAGAAGACTCTCAAAAACAACTGCATTTACTCAAAGGGGTTACCGGCAATTTATGTATGGATGAGTTGCATGAGCTGACCAAACAAGTTTATGAAACAACCGATCCAGGTTTTAAAGAACAACACCTGCCTGAGTTGTTAAAACAGTTACAGTCCATGGTTGAGGCGGTTAAAGCTTATTTACCAACCAAACAACAGGCAGAGGCAGAGCCTGCGCAAAGCAATCATCATGCACTTAGCCCACATGAGCGTTCCACCATTAAAGGGTTTATTGACCATTTAAATAATGGCGAATATTTAGATGCCGAAACCATTGATGGGTTAATTGCGGTACTAAAAAATCAATATGGCGAAGAAGCGGCTGATAATATTCAACACATGATTGAAACTTTTGAATATGATACAGTCATTGAAGCCCTACAAAGTTTAATGGACGACCACTGA